The Trichoplusia ni isolate ovarian cell line Hi5 unplaced genomic scaffold, tn1 tig00001707, whole genome shotgun sequence genome includes a window with the following:
- the LOC113507347 gene encoding histone H2A, producing MSGRGKGGKVKGKAKSRSNRAGLQFPVGRIHRLLRNGNYAERVGAGAPVYLAAVMEYLAAEVLELAGNAARDNKKTRIIPRHLQLAIRNDEELNKLLSGVTIAQGGVLPNIQAVLLPKKTEKKA from the coding sequence ATGTCTGGTCGCGGTAAAGGCGGTAAGGTCAAGGGGAAGGCAAAGTCCCGTTCGAACCGTGCCGGTCTACAGTTCCCCGTCGGACGTATACACAGGCTGCTCCGTAATGGAAACTACGCGGAGCGCGTCGGTGCCGGCGCCCCCGTCTACTTGGCCGCCGTGATGGAGTACTTGGCCGCTGAGGTCCTCGAGTTGGCCGGTAACGCCGCCAGGGACAACAAGAAGACCAGGATCATCCCGCGTCATCTTCAGCTGGCCATCCGTAACGACGAGGAGTTGAACAAGCTGCTCTCCGGCGTTACCATCGCTCAAGGTGGTGTGCTGCCCAACATCCAGGCCGTCCTGCTGCCAAAGAAGACCGAGAAGAAAGCCTAA
- the LOC113507344 gene encoding histone H1C-like: protein MADTAVATEAPAPATPAKKQARQAGGAGAKKPKAKPTHPKTSEMVTSAIKEMKERSGSSLQAIKKYIAAQYKVDSEKLAPFIKKYLKSAVESGVLIQTKGKGASGSFKLESKSAAAKKPAGAGAGKAGGKAASSATAASKAKKATASQAGAKTKKAAAAAASASAASGSPSKSKASAAASAKEKKAAAAAKKKPAAAKKAAAPAKAKGGAAPKAKKTAKPPTKKPKAPKPKKAAATPKSKPAAKKASAAKK from the coding sequence ATGGCAGACACAGCAGTAGCTACCGAGGCTCCGGCACCCGCTACCCCGGCGAAGAAGCAAGCAAGACAGGCCGGCGGCGCCGGGGCGAAGAAGCCTAAAGCCAAGCCGACCCATCCTAAAACATCCGAGATGGTTACGAGCGCGATCAAGGAGATGAAGGAGCGCAGCGGTTCCTCGTTGCAGGCTATCAAGAAGTACATCGCCGCCCAGTACAAGGTCGACTCCGAGAAACTCGCTCCGTTCATAAAGAAGTACCTGAAGAGCGCCGTCGAATCCGGCGTCCTAATTCAGACCAAGGGCAAGGGAGCTTCGGGTTCGTTCAAACTCGAGTCGAAATCGGCCGCGGCGAAGAAACCCGCCGGCGCCGGAGCCGGAAAGGCCGGCGGCAAGGCGGCCTCGTCCGCTACAGCAGCGTCGAAGGCGAAGAAAGCCACCGCTTCTCAGGCGGGAGCCAAGACCAAGAaggccgcggccgccgccgcgaGCGCGTCCGCCGCTTCGGGATCGCCCTCGAAGTCTAAGGCTTCGGCCGCGGCGAGCGCCAAGGAGAAGaaggccgccgccgccgccaagAAGAAGCCCGCCGCCGCGAAGAAGGCCGCCGCCCCGGCTAAGGCGAAGGGAGGCGCCGCACCCAAGGCCAAGAAGACCGCCAAGCCCCCGACGAAGAAGCCGAAGGCGCCCAAACCCAAGAAGGCCGCCGCTACGCCCAAGTCGAAGCCCGCCGCGAAGAAGGCTTCCGCCGCTAAGAAGTAA
- the LOC113507346 gene encoding histone H3, with protein MARTKQTARKSTGGKAPRKQLATKAARKSAPATGGVKKPHRYRPGTVALREIRRYQKSTELLIRKLPFQRLVREIAQDFKTDLRFQSSAVMALQEASEAYLVGLFEDTNLCAIHAKRVTIMPKDIQLARRIRGERA; from the coding sequence ATGGCTCGTACAAAGCAGACCGCTCGTAAATCCACCGGTGGTAAGGCGCCGAGGAAGCAGCTCGCCACCAAGGCGGCGCGCAAGAGCGCACCGGCGACCGGTGGCGTCAAGAAGCCCCATCGTTACAGGCCCGGTACCGTGGCCCTGCGTGAGATCCGTCGTTACCAGAAGAGTACCGAGCTGTTGATCCGCAAGCTGCCTTTCCAGCGTTTGGTGCGTGAGATAGCTCAGGACTTCAAGACCGATCTCAGATTCCAGAGCTCCGCCGTGATGGCTCTTCAGGAAGCCAGCGAAGCTTACCTCGTCGGTCTCTTCGAAGACACCAACCTGTGCGCCATTCACGCGAAACGCGTCACCATCATGCCTAAGGACATACAGTTGGCGCGCAGAATTCGAGGCGAGCGcgcttaa
- the LOC113507349 gene encoding histone H2B has product MPPKTSGKAAKKSGKAQKNISKTDKKKKKHKRKESYAIYIYKVLKQVHPDTGISSKAMSIMNSFVNDIFERIAAEASRLAHYNKRSTITSREVQTSVRLLLPGELAKHAVSEGTKAVTKYTSSK; this is encoded by the coding sequence ATGCCGCCCAAGACTAGCGGAAAGGCCGCCAAGAAGTCTGGCAAAGCCCAGAAGAACATCTCCAAGACcgacaagaagaagaagaagcaCAAGAGGAAGGAGAGTTACGCCATCTACATCTACAAGGTCCTCAAGCAGGTCCACCCCGACACCGGTATCTCCAGTAAGGCCATGTCTATCATGAACTCGTTCGTGAACGACATCTTCGAGCGTATCGCCGCCGAGGCGTCCCGCCTCGCTCACTACAACAAGAGGTCCACCATCACCTCGAGGGAGGTCCAGACTTCGGTGCGTCTCCTGCTACCCGGCGAGCTCGCCAAGCACGCCGTCAGTGAAGGAACCAAGGCCGTCACCAAGTACACCAGCTCCAAGTGA